A window of Hordeum vulgare subsp. vulgare chromosome 5H, MorexV3_pseudomolecules_assembly, whole genome shotgun sequence genomic DNA:
GATGTGGAGATGCAGGGGCTTGATTTAAGACCATGGGCTTCCAtcttagctttatttaatttgtgTTTCTGTTCCCACCTGGATCTCTTAGCTTGTGAGAATCATCCTCTATTGGTATGGGCATGAGCCTACGGCTGGCAGTAGCTTAATGGATCACTGGTAGGATTTTATCTGAAAAGTCGACTTTATGGTCTTTAGTTTCTCATGGCAgatgtttcttttttgtggcaGGCACACAGCTTATGACTCCTGAAAGGCGCAAAGCTGTTTGGGCAATCTATGGTACGTCTGAACTGCTGTTTTCCGTTATTATTACTGCAGTTGATGGAACTGATTATGATCTTGTTGCTTTTGCCCTTATTGATCCGTAACTAAcactttaagctttcacttttttGCAGTATGGTGCAGGAGGACCGATGAGTTAGTGGATGGCCCTAACGCGTCTTACATCACACCCAAGGCGCTCGATCGGTGGGAGAAGAGATTAGAGGATCTCTTCGAAGGCCGCCCGTATGACATGTACGACGCGGCCCTCTCAGACACAGCGTCGAAGTTTCCAATTGATATCCAGGTAAGATAAGCTTATATGATATATATGAAACAAGTAACTGTATATATAGTAAATTAGGAAGGTCCGTTTTTGTCTTCTTTTTCTGTAACATTATGTGAATAGAAGTTACTGTACAGTAAATTAGCAAGGTTCATTTTTGTCCGTTGTTTCTGTAACACCGTGACCTCTTTTCTTCACAGCCATTCAGAGATATGATTGAAGGGATGAGGCTTGACCTGTGGAAATCGAGGTATAGGACCTTTGACGAGCTTTACCTCTACTGCTATTACGTCGCTGGCACCGTCGGTCTCATGACGGTACCGGTGATGGGGATTGCTCCGGACTCAAAGGCCTCAGCAGAGAGCGTGTACAATGCCGCACTGGCCCTTGGCATTGCCAACCAGCTGACAAACATCCTCCGAGATGTAGGAGAAGAGTAAGTGCCAATTCACTCCATTTACGACCACACACATTCTTGTTCCAGTAAACTGTGGATGTGTGAACTAATACATTGAAAACTACGTCCTTTGAAATCTTGTGTAAAACGTACCAACTAAGGCATCATTTTTTAAGCTGCAAGTGGGATTACTGTATTCTACTCTTATTGTATCTATCAATGCAACCTGTCACTGTTCAGAATATTTTGCATTTGTTTGTTTTGTAAGTTTGTAATCTAATGTTTTTGTCTTTATGGATGGAAATTGCAGCTCGAGGAGGGGGAGAATATACCTTCCACTGGACGAGCTGGCACAAGCGGGTCTGACAGAAGAGGACATATTCAGAGGGAAAGTGACGGATAAATGGAGGAGGTTCATGAAGGGCCAAATTCAGCGCGCCAGGCTCTTCTTTGACGAGGCCGAGAAGGGCGTCATGCATCTAGACTCTGCGAGCAGATGGCCGGTAAGGGCACCTTGAGATCCTGACAAACAGAATAGGaattttcattgaaaaacatatgCATTTCAAGCATTTTTGTGGACTCAAGTACCATGGGGCTGTTGTTTCCACGCAGGTCCTGGCATCGCTGTGGCTGTACAGGCAGATCCTGGACGCCATCGAGGCGAACGACTACAACAACTTCACCAAGCGTGCGTATGTGGGCAAGGCGAAGAAGTTCCTGTCGTTGCCGGCCGCATATGCGAGGGCGGCTCTTTCACCATAAGCAAAGCGAAGCAATCCTGTAGATCAGatgtcttttttttcttttgtcctGTCACCCTACAAATTTTTTGTTGGCTGTTGTATATATTCAGCTGTGCATGTTTGCCATACGCCCGCCACGGTATTTAGCTCGAAGGACCGATGTCGGGTCGCGCTGTACTCAAACACTTGTTACCACCACACAGTGGAGAATCAAAGTTGCTCCAGTTGAATGAAGAACAAACAAACACTCTTTTTAAAGAGCAGGGCCATCATCACTCAGATTCAGAGCTACCAAACGCAGTAACGTTGTTTTGGGATACCGCTGCAATCAGATGACGGGCGAAAATGGCCTATGTAAGTGGTGCAGCAAAGCTTGGGAGGTAATCCGGACCCGAAACCGTCGTCGGTAAACGGAGTTCATCTTGAATTCTAGAACTGGAGAATGGCCTATGTAAGTGGTGCAGCAAAGCTTGGGAGGTAATCCGGACCCGAAACCGTCGTCGGTAAACGGAGTTCATCTTGAATTCTAGAACTGGagatggcgatgatgatgataatgatctgATGAACAAGTGGTAGCCAAGTGTGTGTACATGTGGCATCATCAGCATCACCATCTTGTGGTGAGCtctcaagaaggaaggagagccACATCCGGCCTGTGGTCCTGTATCCAGCCCTTCTTGGACGCTTTATGGACTGGGTCGTCTCCTTCCTAGCAGCGGCCAGCGGCCATGTCAGCGACCTCCTCCGGCCGTGGCGAAGCTGAGCCGCAGCCCGGCGATATGGCGATAACACCCACGCCTTCTTTCCACCTCAAGATTCAATGGACTGGACTGTAGTGTTGCAATGCAAACATGGaacaagaggaaaagaagaatgaGGCCATCTGCGTTTTGGTTCCCTTCGCTGTCGTCTCGATTCTGCTGGTGGTGGTGACCTGCCTGTTGTTCCCGTGCCTGTGCTTTTTTTTTTTCCATCGCAGTCATCATTTTCTGTATTCGCCCTACGTATGTATGATTTTTCGTTTTCGCCCTacgtacgtatgtatgtatgtatgtatgcataaaCGGTCCATTCGACGTGATGTGAGAAGTAGATGTGATATATATTATATGAGGCGCCGAAATCTCCAAGATGCCTACGAGTTACTCTATGCTCATGCTTTGGGAGACGCCCCATAAAATCAACTAGATCGTTGAtggcgcgcgttgctgcgcccATCTATTTTGACTCTTACTTGTTAGTGATATAAAGCAACTTGTATACATTTCTTCGCATAACTCATTTTCTCATTTGCAATTTAAGCGATTTGCTTCCAGCCACATTCATGTAGGTTTCTATAATGTAGATAcatcaaacaaaaaaaaagttaaAAAAGTGATACACAAGTTTTTCATAGTTGTTTAGCATGAATTAGCAAGCCAATTTGGAAATAAAGGGTGCATTGAAGTTGCTCGTATCGTGCCATGAAGGTTCCtgcaagaagatatgtttgaGTTAGTTCAAAAGGAATAGTTTAATGAATGGAGATTTATTCAGCAAACATGCAAACAAGTTGATATGAGAGAGCATGGATTACCTTATACAATGATATGGGGCTGACCTACATATGTGTAAGCAACATAAGAAGAAAAGCCTTGCTCTCTTTCTCCCACATTCTCCAATAGACGGACGTCCCCCACAAAACTCTACAAACAAGAGGACAAAAAGATAAGATGAAGGATCAGATGCTCATGAAAGCAGTTGTAGGACACATAAATAGACTTTAAATAGACAACACCATGTTTCAAAAATAAGAAGTTCAACATAATTTCTATTACGTTGAGTATTGAGTGGATACAATGTATTTTGGAGTATGATACATGTGAAAGCAAAGCCAGAAAATCGGAATTTACTTTGTCTATGAACTCAGATCTCAATGaaaaatattactccctccgtttctaaatatgagTCTTTTTAACGATTCAACTAAAGACTACATACACAAAAATTGCTTTGGAGACCGAGCTCCATGGAAGCCTTATTTTCTGAAATTCAAAATTCAACAAAATTcatattttcaaatttcaaaaattctgaaaacaatTACAGATATAAATGGAGGCATAATagacatgtgtgtaaatttttaggacaaaaTACGTTAAAATGAGAGTTGTgcaaaaaaagacaaatttgaggctttttaacacatgatactattcattcGCAAAGTCCGGAAATTTGTCCTTTTTATACAGGTCGCATTTAAAGGTTTTTCATTCTGAATTTTTACACACATACACATTTCATCATTGTATAATTgcatattttttttggaattatttgaagtcaaagtttgaattttgaattttctAAAAATAAAGGGGTCCATGAAACCCGGTCACTAAAACGACATGCTCCTACAAacggatgcatatagacatattttagagcatagattcattcatttttttccgtatgtagtccataatgAAATCacttaaaaacttatatttaggaacagatggAGTAAAATGTAAATATGAAAAACGAGAACTTACCATGCATGAAAGCTATTATCAAATGTCCGTTCTATCAGCAGTCCATGACTGCCCCATATGAGAATCAGGTCTGATGAAGTAATAAATTACATGGAAGAACTATGGattagtacaaccaaatatgcaaTGTACTGGCAAGATATCTAGGTTGATAGAGATGTGCAGGTCAAAATCAACATTTGGCTAGGAGTTGTTTACATTTATAAAATGGAAGTCTAGCATTAATGTAAATGTACCATCACGCATGTGTATTTTACTGGCAAACGACGATGTAATAGATAAAACGGAAATATACAGAGTACTACACTTTTTTCTCTCACATGTTAAAACAATTTTTTAAGCATGTTTCAACCCAAAAGAATTTCTCTTCTAaattacaacatcacatatatacGTAGAGAAGTAAGACCTAAGGCTAGTCCCACTAAGCTCATGCTTTGTTGGGGCACAATCAGCCAACATATTCTTCTTGCATACCATGAAGGTTTACTTAGTCACTCCTGTTCTCTACCATGTGTGCAACAATGCTTAAAATTGAACACTGCAAATAAAGGTATTAAAATAGTATCAACATGCATACCATGGAGGTTACTTAGTCACTCCTCTTCTCTACCATGTGTGCAACAATGCTGAAGACTAAACACTGTAAATAAATGTATTAAAATAGTATCATCATGTGTACCATGGAGGTGTCCTCAGTTGGGACCTTGATTTTCATGCTCCTCATCTTTGTCTCTATTAACTGGGCATAGACCAAAAGTATAAAAAGGTTCCTATAACTCAGAATATGGAAAATCTACATGGGTTGAATACTGAATCATAATGATACATCTACAGCAAAATTCAGAAGATCACAATCTACTTTCTTTATGGACTCGGTCCTGTCTTGGGAAAGCTTAGTATGTAAATACGGAAAAGGGGAACACACCATGCATGAAAGCTATAATCAACTATCTGTTCCATCAGCAGTCCATTATTGCCCCATATGAGAATCAGGTACTTTTTGTGCTGAAATAATAAATTACATGGAGGAGCTAAAGattagtacagccaaatatgcaaTGTACTCGGCGGTTACGAAGGTCAACGTCAATGGTTCAGCAGAGTTGGTATAACAACAATGAACGATGAACTGAACTACAGTATTCAGGTGAATACCCTGTCGATGGTCCTGGTCCGTCATAGTTTCTTCACTCGGCAGCCTTGCTGACGGTGGTGTCCTCCTTATTTGCTACATACTTATATCAGtgcgcctcctcctccactcCATCGCCATCATCAGTCATGTGATACACTCATCTATGGGACACAAAATAAACGTTCAATCTAAGTGTGACCAGAACTTGGGAACCAAACCAAAAGATGAAAGGATGCGGCAAAAAGGGATCACGGAGAGGTGGGGCGTGTGGATTGGTTCGCCAGGGTGGAGGACCCGCgagaaggtggcggcggcgggcctAGGATCTCCTCGACAGGAGTAATCGAGAGGGATGGCTCCGCTCTCTCGCGCTAGATCCTCTCGCCGATCTCCTCATGGTGCCTCGGGTGGAGCGCGTCCGCTAGATCCCCTCGTGAGCCTCGGTTGGATCCGTTCCTCCTCTGACTGCACCACGAGTATGGTGGTGGCGCCATCTATGTCGCGGGTGAAAGAGGGAGGAGAGATGGGGGTGGGAATCGAACGAGAGGAACGGGAGGTGGAACATAACGAAACAAACAGTCATCGGGAATGGGCTGGCCTACGGCCCAATTAACCACAGGGCGCCGTTTCGGCTTGTGGAGCAGCCGGCCATCGGACAGTGGGCCCAGTATTTAACACATGCGGCGAAGTTCGCTTAACACACAGATCTAACGACTAATAACACCCAGATCATGAAAATGGACGGTTAAAAACGCGAATCGCTGAGAAGGCTCGCTTTAGGCtcggttttactgtccttaataaTGCCACCGGATTGCTCTACGAAATGACATAGTTTTCCATCGGTAAAAATACATAGAGCGCAAACAGTTTTTTCATTGACCAGTTTTTATAATAGATACTACTTCATTGCATCGTTTTCAGAGAAAAATTTCACTGCTCATATAGGGCACATAATTAGATTATGTTTTTAATATCGTggtcctcttttttttgtttcggaTGGATATGAAAGCAAACAATTTAACGTGGCGCATTTATTTAAATGGGCATGACAAATTAGCCAGATTAAATGGAAGGCGGTGGGATTGTGTGGTTGAAATTCGATACACTCTTTTTCAACCGGGCATAACCCCTTTCCATTATCTGAATAAGAGAAATACAACCATACAAAGACAACAGAGGAATCATAAGGAAGCAAGAACGGGGAGATTGAGTCCCTGTTTGGAATCACAATAGGttgtgataatctggattatgaagatatattatataatctggtttataaaaataatctagataAACATGTTTGAAGGACAGATTGtataaactgtaattcaggttttacattgcataatgacttgCCTGCAATCTTTTTTTAAAGAGGAGGATGGCAGTGGTagaaatgtaattatctccaactttacaagggtaatagatcattagcaattcataatctgattttaggagGACCTGAGTTCAACGCATCGATGGAAAACCCACCGCGAGTGCCTGTCAGCGAAAGAATCTTTATGGGACTGTTATATGTCGCCCATAACTGCCATGTATCACCCGCTTTGAGCAGTATGTAGTGCTCCCCTACGGCGAGTGCACTCTTGGGCCAGCCCATAAGGGAAGTTCACACAGAACCATTAAGGCTTAGTTCGGTTAATCCCATCCCTGCACGGATTGAAGGGGATTTGCAGGGATTTTGGCTTGTAGGGAATTTAATCTCCTTCAATCCTTTTCAAATCCACCTCAACCGAACAAGCCCTAAGTGGTTTGAAGGTAGTTTTCAGAACACCCGTCTGATTTTGGGAAAGGTTCTGAACCATCCCACCGGGGGTTTCCACTTTTTTACTCGTTTTTTATTttcttccctgattttttttggggaatttgttgtttgctattttttttatttcctgtcCCACTTTTTTTAttaccttttgcctttttgttcttTGTTTTCTTCCATTTCGTTATTttatcatttttttaatttttattctccCTTTACAATTTTCTTTTCACATTTTAATTTTtgattattttcaagttcatGAACATTTATCACATTTGCAATTTTCTAAAATTGGTGAGCATTCTtccaatttttgaaaaaaaatatagaAAACATTCTTTTCAACCATAGAGGTCCGAACAGGGTAAGCCCCCAAATCTCAGACCAAATCGAGCGCTGTCGCCATTCTCGCCTGCCGCTGCTAGGCGCGACAACCATAGAGGTCCCAGAAGCCATGCACTCTAGATCGAGCACCCGTAAGCACTCCTCACATGAGTAGAAGCGGTGCTTGGCAGATCCACAATCTCCTGCGTCCGTTGACCTGCTCGTCGGCATCCGTGTATCGCCACCATGCGCTGCTGTGCCACCGcaaatattgatttttttttctcccAGGGGCAGGGACTGGGTTTGTGGTGGGCGCTGCAAATCGATGAACAGGGCAGGGACTGGACAGAGGTAGGGGAAGTAGGGGTGCCGGCAAAGTCCTGCAGGGCATGGATTAGTCGGAGTTGGCCGGGATGTGGTCGGAGTTATCGTGGACAGTGGTGGCGACGGAAAGGGGAAAAGGGAAAGGCAGATGCCTTCACGAATCGaagaaaagagagagggagagcgggTTGTGTTGGGTAAACCTGGAGGACCTCTTTGCAAATATGCCATCGCGACATGaatttcgggacggagggagtattatttagaTGTTACAAGCCTTGATCAAATTAGCAAAACCTAAGTGGAAACGGAAGCATAAATAGTAGCAAGAATCCAAACACGCAAGGTTACTCTTGGGACACATCCTAGTCTGCTAACTCAACATCATATCCACCAGCATATGGATTATTCTCTCGATCTGGCCAAATCAACAAGGCGGGTTAGTACATTGAATATACTGACAAGAAAACAAAACCAGAAAAAGATACTAGTTGAGTCCCAAAATAAATTGGCCTTACCACAATAAACACTATCTCAAAATAAAAGTATGGTACAAAAATAAAGGGTATGGCCGGTCGGATCTAGTTATATGGGGCCTAATTCAATGCATAAATCAActgggaagccgagatcaatgtaAAGTAACTCGCAAGCTGGCAAGAacaatgtaaggcaggaaaagtAACCATTGAGTCGGGCATTGGTCGAATCCATAGATCTAATAATACAACAATGTATGTAGATTTCAGTAAGAACCACCTAGACAATCAAATTCAATGGGATCAACAAAAGAATTGTAACTACACATGACAATTCCACACCAACACTGATGGAACGAAGACCTTATACAACACTAAGATTAAATGGCATTGTCCAAGGAGATGAGACCCTGTACAGTGATATGTAAACTAGCCAGGTAGGATCGATAACCCACACAAAAGCAACTTCATATCAAATCATTAAATGTGTCATCACTAAACAGTAATCAAAATTAATGGTCCCACCACTTCTTGGTACAACTTAGTAGGGTGGATAGTTTTTTTTACTTTTAGATCTTGTTTATAACTAAGAGTTGGCTTAGATTGAAATTATGACTTTGTCCCAACTCCATCCATTCGGTGGGCATGGCTAATCGAATAATTTTGACTCTGTAGAGACCGTGCACTGTACCCATGCAATGAGAAATCTTTTGCGGAGATGCTTTCCCAAGATAGACAGTAAGGCCACCTTCATCATAGAATACCAATAGGGACTCTAACCTTACATTAAGAGAGCGAATGG
This region includes:
- the LOC123397703 gene encoding phytoene synthase 2, chloroplastic-like encodes the protein MAGSSAVYASCRPHARAGFFHPHPADQAQRGGLLLPAAASAWRRGGAGAPRASLVAARTATEEAVYEVVLRQAALVGDLQGRRREARRWRDEQMEQEGDAELGWGLLGDAYDRCGEVCAEYAKTFYLGTQLMTPERRKAVWAIYVWCRRTDELVDGPNASYITPKALDRWEKRLEDLFEGRPYDMYDAALSDTASKFPIDIQPFRDMIEGMRLDLWKSRYRTFDELYLYCYYVAGTVGLMTVPVMGIAPDSKASAESVYNAALALGIANQLTNILRDVGEDSRRGRIYLPLDELAQAGLTEEDIFRGKVTDKWRRFMKGQIQRARLFFDEAEKGVMHLDSASRWPVLASLWLYRQILDAIEANDYNNFTKRAYVGKAKKFLSLPAAYARAALSP